Proteins co-encoded in one Flavivirga eckloniae genomic window:
- the pruA gene encoding L-glutamate gamma-semialdehyde dehydrogenase: MGKGFFNVPIAVNEPVKSYAPGSPEREAVLKTYKEMFNSKIDVPLYINGKNIETGNTRTMSPPHDHKHIVGTYHLAEKSHIDEAISTALEARKEWSQMPWEQRAGIFLKAAELIAGPYRAKINAATMIAQSKTIHQAEIDAACEFIDFLRFNVQFMTDIYMEQPESTSDAWNRIEYRPLEGFTYAVTPFNFTAIAGNLPACMALMGNVVVWKPSDSQVYSAKVIMDVFEEAGVPPGVINVVFGDPVMITNTVMASPDFSGLHFTGSTFIFKELWKQIGNNIHNYKTYPRIVGETGGKDFIVAHKSANAKQVATAIVRGAFEFQGQKCSAASRAYIPKSLWSDVKSMVIEDLKSIKMGSPEDMNNFVTAVIHEGSFDKLAKYIDQAKADSNADIIAGGNYDKSKGYFIEPTVIVTKDPKYTTMCTELFGPVITIYVYEDEAYADTLKLVDETSEYALTGAILSKDRYAVTQATEALQNAAGNFYINDKPTGAVVGQQPFGGARASGTNDKAGSAQNLLRWVSPRMIKETFVTPVDYRYPFLGE, encoded by the coding sequence ATGGGAAAAGGCTTTTTTAATGTGCCAATAGCTGTAAACGAACCTGTTAAAAGTTATGCTCCTGGATCTCCGGAAAGAGAAGCTGTACTAAAAACGTACAAAGAAATGTTCAACAGTAAAATTGACGTTCCATTATATATAAACGGAAAGAACATAGAAACAGGAAATACCAGAACTATGTCGCCTCCACACGACCACAAACATATTGTTGGTACTTACCATCTAGCCGAGAAATCTCATATCGATGAAGCTATTTCTACCGCTTTAGAAGCAAGAAAAGAATGGTCTCAAATGCCATGGGAACAACGTGCCGGCATTTTCTTAAAGGCCGCTGAGTTAATCGCGGGGCCATACAGAGCAAAAATAAACGCCGCTACCATGATTGCGCAATCAAAAACAATTCATCAAGCAGAAATTGACGCTGCTTGTGAATTTATAGATTTTTTACGTTTCAATGTACAGTTTATGACTGACATTTATATGGAGCAACCAGAAAGTACAAGTGATGCCTGGAATAGAATTGAGTACAGACCTCTTGAAGGATTTACTTATGCGGTAACGCCTTTTAACTTTACAGCTATTGCAGGGAACTTACCAGCTTGTATGGCATTAATGGGTAATGTTGTGGTTTGGAAACCTAGTGATAGTCAAGTATATTCAGCTAAAGTGATTATGGATGTTTTTGAAGAAGCTGGTGTACCTCCGGGAGTTATTAATGTCGTTTTTGGGGATCCGGTAATGATAACCAATACCGTTATGGCAAGTCCAGATTTTTCTGGTTTACACTTTACGGGTTCTACATTCATATTTAAGGAACTTTGGAAGCAAATAGGAAATAACATCCACAACTATAAAACATACCCAAGAATTGTTGGAGAAACTGGTGGCAAGGATTTTATTGTTGCTCATAAATCAGCAAATGCAAAACAAGTGGCTACCGCTATTGTACGTGGTGCTTTCGAATTTCAAGGACAAAAATGTAGTGCGGCCTCAAGAGCTTATATTCCAAAAAGCTTATGGAGTGATGTAAAAAGCATGGTTATTGAAGATTTAAAATCTATTAAAATGGGTTCTCCGGAAGACATGAATAACTTTGTAACTGCTGTGATTCATGAAGGCTCTTTCGATAAGCTAGCCAAATATATTGACCAAGCAAAAGCTGACAGCAATGCAGATATTATTGCTGGTGGAAATTACGACAAAAGCAAAGGGTATTTTATAGAACCTACTGTTATAGTTACTAAAGACCCTAAATACACCACCATGTGTACGGAATTATTCGGTCCTGTAATCACTATTTATGTATATGAAGATGAGGCTTACGCAGACACTTTAAAATTAGTAGATGAAACCAGTGAATATGCTTTAACTGGAGCTATATTATCTAAAGATAGATATGCGGTGACTCAAGCTACCGAAGCTTTACAAAATGCAGCTGGAAATTTCTATATTAACGATAAACCAACTGGCGCTGTGGTAGGTCAACAACCTTTTGGTGGTGCCAGAGCTTCTGGAACTAATGATAAAGCAGGAAGTGCTCAAAACTTATTACGTTGGGTATCTCCTAGAATGATCAAGGAAACTTTTGTGACTCCTGTTGATTACCGCTATCCGTTTTTAGGAGAATAA
- a CDS encoding DUF6695 family protein, producing the protein MGNTGIILTLAYPDTIVMVSEEWYSPYLRFLGVGKKDYVRAGHAALVLIDKKTGILEYHDFGRYITPEPNGRVRGKDTDNELDFPIKAVIENDTIKNLSEILEFLGTHPKLTHGEGKLVASVCSSVNYKRARTHITGMQKKEFIYYAAFKKDACNCARFVTDTLIASVTNIELKRKLENSKWFTPSTVGNVLLANTEKQVFEVSETGVISGFTGSQKSENIRCFLDRLNEHEPSFIGTLKPRPVDGLHEKAQWLSGIAAGAWFELHATDNILEYIFRRISPYGNVDIHETFIIEDTSFKYHEDFEFVHYSNCKFFHVKQNEKIFRFECERRL; encoded by the coding sequence ATGGGTAATACAGGTATTATTTTAACATTGGCATATCCAGATACTATTGTTATGGTTTCTGAAGAATGGTACTCACCGTATTTAAGATTTCTTGGTGTTGGTAAAAAAGATTATGTGAGGGCTGGCCATGCTGCTTTGGTATTGATCGATAAAAAAACGGGTATTTTAGAGTATCATGATTTCGGACGTTATATTACTCCGGAGCCAAATGGAAGAGTGAGAGGTAAGGATACCGATAATGAATTGGATTTCCCAATAAAAGCAGTCATTGAAAATGATACGATTAAAAACTTAAGCGAAATTTTAGAATTTTTAGGAACCCATCCTAAATTAACGCATGGTGAAGGCAAGTTGGTAGCCTCAGTTTGTAGTTCAGTTAATTACAAAAGAGCTAGAACGCACATTACAGGAATGCAAAAAAAGGAATTTATCTATTACGCAGCTTTTAAAAAAGATGCGTGTAATTGTGCTCGTTTTGTAACCGATACTTTAATAGCTTCTGTAACCAATATAGAGCTTAAAAGGAAGTTGGAAAACTCCAAATGGTTTACACCTAGTACCGTTGGTAATGTACTTTTGGCAAATACTGAAAAACAGGTTTTTGAAGTTTCTGAGACCGGAGTTATTTCGGGATTTACAGGCTCGCAAAAAAGTGAAAACATACGATGTTTTTTAGATAGGTTAAACGAGCATGAACCTTCTTTTATTGGTACATTAAAACCTAGACCGGTTGACGGTTTACACGAAAAAGCGCAATGGCTATCTGGTATAGCTGCAGGTGCGTGGTTTGAGTTGCATGCAACAGATAATATTTTAGAATATATTTTTAGAAGGATCTCACCTTATGGAAATGTTGATATTCATGAAACATTTATAATTGAAGATACATCGTTTAAGTATCATGAAGATTTTGAATTTGTTCACTATTCAAATTGTAAATTTTTTCATGTAAAACAAAACGAGAAGATTTTTAGGTTTGAATGTGAACGCAGGCTTTAA
- a CDS encoding NRDE family protein → MCTVTIIPKPNNGFVLTSNRDEAPNRVSLEPDFYTIDGVKTLFPKDKLSGGTWIGLSEKNRVVCVLNGGFGLHERKPSYRKSRGVVAKDFMVANVIETTIEAYNLKDIEPFTIVIIDWNTGLKFYELVWNGEDKYFSKLPNEPKIWSSSTLYSEAMKKERLNWFESFKNENELDEASVLKFHKTAGGNNEDFGVIMDRYFVKTTSITQVVKETDVVSMYHENLQNKTITTKTFNFPQVVNG, encoded by the coding sequence ATGTGTACAGTAACTATTATACCCAAGCCTAATAATGGATTTGTTTTAACGTCCAATAGGGATGAAGCGCCCAATAGGGTGTCTTTAGAACCAGATTTTTATACGATTGATGGTGTTAAGACGTTATTTCCTAAAGATAAGCTATCTGGTGGCACGTGGATTGGTTTGAGTGAAAAAAACAGAGTGGTTTGTGTGTTAAACGGAGGATTTGGACTGCATGAGCGTAAACCAAGTTACAGGAAGAGTAGAGGAGTGGTTGCTAAAGACTTTATGGTTGCCAATGTTATAGAAACCACGATTGAAGCTTATAACTTGAAAGATATAGAACCATTTACTATAGTTATTATAGATTGGAACACTGGTTTGAAATTTTATGAATTAGTTTGGAATGGTGAAGACAAATATTTTAGTAAATTGCCTAATGAGCCAAAAATTTGGTCTTCTTCAACATTGTATTCAGAAGCAATGAAAAAAGAACGGTTAAATTGGTTTGAGTCTTTTAAAAATGAAAATGAATTAGATGAAGCCTCTGTGCTAAAGTTTCATAAAACGGCTGGAGGAAACAATGAAGACTTTGGTGTTATAATGGATCGGTATTTTGTTAAAACAACCAGTATTACACAAGTAGTAAAAGAAACAGATGTTGTGAGTATGTACCATGAAAATCTTCAAAATAAAACAATTACAACTAAAACGTTCAATTTTCCACAAGTTGTAAATGGGTAA
- the apaG gene encoding Co2+/Mg2+ efflux protein ApaG: protein MVQQITKGIKISVVTTFEGSFYKNYKMQYAFGYTITIENQSKDSVQLNARHWEILDALNNVETVSGEGVIGKKPVLKPGESHTYSSGCLLTSPFGAMQGHYSMVNFTTTKKFKVTIPTFSLSAPFAIN, encoded by the coding sequence ATGGTTCAACAAATTACAAAAGGTATAAAGATATCGGTGGTTACCACCTTTGAAGGCTCGTTTTATAAGAATTATAAAATGCAGTATGCTTTTGGATATACAATAACTATTGAAAATCAAAGTAAGGATTCTGTACAACTTAATGCACGCCACTGGGAAATTTTAGATGCATTAAATAATGTTGAAACTGTTTCTGGCGAAGGTGTTATTGGTAAAAAACCAGTATTGAAGCCCGGTGAATCACATACGTATTCTTCCGGATGTTTGCTAACGTCTCCTTTTGGTGCTATGCAAGGCCATTACAGCATGGTAAACTTTACTACTACTAAAAAGTTTAAAGTAACCATACCTACCTTTAGCTTAAGTGCTCCTTTTGCTATTAATTAA
- a CDS encoding type IX secretion system plug protein, which translates to MSVKSPLFLTLLLCFNLMFGQVEEVNPPDYIKTINFKGNTPETQLPILRLGEYVVLEFDALNGDEEDYYYKVEHFNHDWTPSILVKSEYMDGFDNQRIRNYENSFNTYQIYSHYRLTIPNAQTRRLKISGNYMLSIYNSYDELVFSRKFMIYENTANVGVSVKRSRDIEFIEEKQRIAIIIDSKTMQFNNPSRNVKAVIVQNNNLKTAIYNIKPQFTIGNQLIYKYDTETSFWGGNEYLFFENKDVRASNTGIQSIDLQDLYHNYLFTNFERATRPYTYNPDINGNYVILNMDAENPSIEADYVWMHFSLLPPTEDLKNRDIHVYGNFNNYTIDESTKMTFDESRNIYTNSMLLKQGFYNYKYIVADGNKGIDEGFISGNFYQTENNYKVIVYYRDLGARYDKIIGLGEGSSINISN; encoded by the coding sequence ATGTCAGTAAAATCACCCTTATTTTTAACCCTACTTTTATGCTTTAATTTGATGTTTGGTCAAGTGGAAGAAGTTAACCCACCCGATTATATTAAAACCATCAATTTTAAAGGCAATACACCAGAAACCCAACTGCCAATTTTAAGACTTGGCGAATATGTAGTTTTAGAATTTGACGCCTTAAATGGCGATGAAGAAGATTACTACTACAAGGTCGAACATTTTAATCATGACTGGACACCTTCTATTCTGGTGAAATCTGAATACATGGACGGTTTTGACAACCAACGTATTAGAAATTACGAAAACTCGTTCAATACCTATCAGATTTATTCCCACTACAGACTCACCATTCCTAATGCTCAAACCAGACGCTTAAAAATATCGGGAAATTATATGCTTTCTATTTATAATAGTTACGACGAATTGGTTTTTTCAAGAAAATTCATGATTTATGAAAACACAGCCAATGTTGGTGTTAGCGTTAAGCGGTCTCGTGACATAGAATTTATTGAGGAAAAACAACGTATCGCGATTATTATTGATTCCAAAACCATGCAATTCAATAATCCCTCACGAAATGTAAAGGCTGTTATAGTGCAAAACAACAACTTAAAAACTGCCATCTATAATATAAAACCACAATTCACCATTGGTAATCAATTAATTTATAAATATGATACAGAAACCAGCTTTTGGGGTGGTAATGAATATTTATTTTTCGAAAACAAAGATGTTCGGGCTTCCAACACAGGCATACAAAGTATAGACTTACAAGATTTATATCACAATTATTTATTTACAAATTTTGAGAGAGCTACAAGACCGTACACCTACAACCCAGATATTAATGGTAATTACGTTATTTTAAATATGGATGCAGAAAACCCAAGCATTGAAGCAGATTATGTTTGGATGCATTTCTCTTTACTACCACCAACAGAAGATTTAAAAAATAGAGATATTCATGTTTACGGGAACTTTAACAATTATACTATTGACGAAAGCACTAAAATGACTTTTGATGAATCTCGTAACATTTACACCAATTCCATGTTACTAAAACAAGGTTTTTACAACTATAAGTATATTGTTGCTGATGGTAACAAGGGCATTGACGAAGGTTTTATTAGTGGTAACTTCTACCAAACAGAAAACAATTATAAAGTTATTGTGTATTATAGAGATTTAGGTGCACGATACGATAAAATTATTGGTCTTGGAGAAGGAAGTTCGATTAATATTTCGAATTAA